TCAGTGGGTATTGACCTTGTTGCAATGTGTGTGAATGACATTGTTGTCTGCGGGGCAGAACCATTATACTTCCTTGACTATATTGCGACCGGAAGACTTGTTCCTGAGAAACTTGTTGATGTTGTAAAGGGTATTTCAGAAGGATGCAGGCTTGCAGGGTGCGCCCTCATCGGAGGCGAGACAGCAGAGATGCCGTCACTGTATCAGGATAATGAGTATGACCTTGCAGGCTTTGCAGTGGGCGTAGTTGAAAAAGAAAGGATAATTGATGGAAGCACTATAAGGTCGGGTGATAAGGTGATTGGCCTTGCATCTTCAGGACTACACAGCAACGGGTACTCACTTGCAAGGAAGGTTGTATTTGAAAAGATGGGCCATGATACATCAGACAGGGTTGAACTGCTCAACAAGAGCATTGGTGAGGAGTTACTTACCCCAACCAGAATCTATGTAAAAACAGTTCTGGATATGATTCCGCAGTTCGATATAAAAGGTATTGCACATATAACAGGCGGCGGATTGACAGAGAACATTCCGAGGGTATTGCCTGAAGGGACAGGGGTTGTCCTGTACCCCGGCAGATGGAATGCACATGCCATCTTCTATCTCATAGAGA
This sequence is a window from Nitrospirota bacterium. Protein-coding genes within it:
- a CDS encoding phosphoribosylformylglycinamidine cyclo-ligase, which codes for MSDNLTYKKSGVDIDAGNEFVRLIKPFVEATKRKGVLGGIGGFGGLFQIDLNKYKNPVLVSGTDGVGTKLKLAFMMDKHDSVGIDLVAMCVNDIVVCGAEPLYFLDYIATGRLVPEKLVDVVKGISEGCRLAGCALIGGETAEMPSLYQDNEYDLAGFAVGVVEKERIIDGSTIRSGDKVIGLASSGLHSNGYSLARKVVFEKMGHDTSDRVELLNKSIGEELLTPTRIYVKTVLDMIPQFDIKGIAHITGGGLTENIPRVLPEGTGVVLYPGRWNAHAIFYLIEKWGNIDRDEMYRDFNMGIGMVLILPEHQVDMAIKFLLQYGEEPTVIGEVVAGDRTVMYEKG